One part of the Nitrosophilus kaiyonis genome encodes these proteins:
- a CDS encoding DUF4376 domain-containing protein: MKLKHFYKINQNGRASFGSGYKIPDGFIEYSKGQEPQELLNALLIDFKKRKKQEIESAYNQAIQEPIAYNVGGSDYIFQSDEKSQDILSKVIVSAPAGFETDWLDIDNNPVHVTLDDLKGLAQAILTRGQQLFAKKVQLKQQVDACTTKEEVEAIRW; this comes from the coding sequence ATGAAATTAAAACATTTTTATAAAATAAACCAAAATGGACGAGCAAGCTTTGGAAGTGGATATAAGATTCCTGACGGCTTTATAGAATATTCAAAAGGACAAGAACCTCAAGAGCTTTTAAATGCTTTGCTTATTGATTTTAAAAAGAGAAAAAAACAAGAAATAGAATCGGCCTACAATCAAGCTATTCAAGAACCTATTGCATACAACGTTGGTGGTTCAGATTATATTTTTCAATCCGATGAAAAGTCTCAAGATATTCTCTCAAAAGTTATTGTATCTGCTCCTGCGGGATTTGAAACTGACTGGCTTGACATTGATAATAACCCTGTACATGTAACTTTAGATGATTTGAAAGGCTTGGCACAAGCTATATTAACAAGAGGACAGCAATTGTTCGCTAAGAAAGTACAATTGAAACAGCAAGTAGATGCTTGTACTACCAAAGAAGAAGTTGAGGCTATAAGGTGGTGA
- a CDS encoding hemolysin XhlA family protein, translating into MEERILKIEKELAIMASTQNEMKRALEEISQTLKEMLKLHTDTQLMRQKIESMDREVSESFKRVHKRTDKLEDNVRWVVRTIIGSLLTGFIGIMFYVIKTIAG; encoded by the coding sequence ATGGAAGAGAGAATTTTAAAAATAGAAAAAGAGCTTGCAATTATGGCAAGCACACAAAATGAAATGAAAAGAGCATTGGAAGAAATATCACAGACATTAAAAGAAATGTTAAAGCTTCATACTGATACACAACTAATGAGACAAAAAATTGAAAGCATGGACAGGGAAGTAAGCGAGAGTTTTAAAAGAGTACATAAAAGAACTGATAAATTAGAAGATAATGTTAGATGGGTAGTAAGGACTATAATAGGATCACTTTTAACAGGTTTCATTGGGATAATGTTTTATGTTATAAAAACTATAGCGGGGTAA
- a CDS encoding glycoside hydrolase family 108 protein — translation MADFNHAFEVLKHLEFKDCSDALHWNEGEQGWTFMGIYQNAHPNSKIWKELEKYQEIEKDPKKLSRLLCNNITAMQEVKNIYRMKYWNRAKLYDVKSQKKAEEIFVFGVNVGIENAIKKAQELVGVKADGIVGPKTLKALNEYDKDLFDAGYDFEEIKYYKELINKNPKFAKYEKGWVNRAKAV, via the coding sequence ATGGCTGATTTTAATCATGCTTTTGAAGTATTGAAACATCTAGAGTTCAAAGATTGCTCAGATGCATTGCACTGGAATGAAGGAGAGCAGGGCTGGACATTCATGGGGATATACCAAAATGCGCATCCAAATAGCAAAATATGGAAAGAGCTTGAAAAATATCAAGAGATAGAAAAAGATCCGAAAAAACTCTCAAGGCTTTTGTGCAACAATATAACTGCTATGCAAGAAGTAAAAAATATATATAGGATGAAGTACTGGAACAGAGCGAAGCTTTACGATGTAAAAAGCCAAAAAAAAGCTGAGGAGATTTTTGTATTTGGAGTAAATGTTGGAATTGAAAATGCTATCAAAAAGGCTCAAGAGTTAGTTGGAGTTAAAGCTGATGGAATAGTGGGACCAAAAACTTTGAAAGCTTTGAATGAGTATGATAAAGATTTGTTTGATGCTGGATATGATTTTGAAGAAATAAAATACTATAAAGAGCTTATCAATAAAAATCCAAAATTTGCAAAGTATGAAAAAGGGTGGGTAAATAGAGCAAAAGCAGTGTGA
- a CDS encoding hemerythrin domain-containing protein gives MAIKDFMTNDHRECDNLYAPLEEALNEGDFDKALELFIPFKNAMLKHFAMEEEVLFPKMEEFVGSGEGPIYVMKMEHAQIKSIIDQLGEAIENKNQDKALGLGETFMIMTQQHNMKEEQILYNMAEQLPFDKENILEEMKKVKI, from the coding sequence ATGGCAATTAAAGATTTTATGACCAATGACCATAGAGAGTGCGACAACCTTTATGCTCCTTTAGAGGAAGCTTTAAATGAAGGTGATTTTGATAAAGCACTTGAACTTTTTATACCTTTTAAAAATGCAATGCTTAAACATTTTGCTATGGAAGAAGAGGTTTTGTTTCCTAAAATGGAAGAGTTTGTAGGATCTGGTGAAGGACCAATTTATGTAATGAAAATGGAGCATGCACAAATTAAAAGCATAATAGATCAGCTTGGTGAAGCTATTGAAAATAAAAACCAAGATAAAGCTTTAGGTTTAGGTGAGACTTTTATGATTATGACTCAACAGCATAATATGAAAGAGGAGCAGATTTTATACAATATGGCAGAGCAGTTACCATTTGATAAAGAAAATATTTTAGAAGAGATGAAAAAAGTTAAAATTTAG
- a CDS encoding PAS domain S-box protein, which produces MKNSIKYIKVVLDENGNIVDFFSNLDNTKYKKEEVIGKNWFDIFIDPINKEKIFKVFKEIISGNEKDYETYNNDIKCKDGTHKFIDFYNKLIIKDGKKYTFSVGMEHKDYDKDLLYHLAHTFFYSSLFC; this is translated from the coding sequence GTGAAAAATAGCATAAAATATATTAAAGTAGTTCTTGATGAAAATGGAAATATTGTTGATTTCTTTTCAAATTTAGATAATACAAAATACAAAAAAGAGGAAGTTATCGGAAAAAATTGGTTTGATATATTTATAGACCCAATTAATAAAGAAAAAATTTTTAAAGTTTTTAAAGAGATAATATCAGGTAATGAAAAAGATTATGAAACATATAATAATGATATTAAATGTAAAGATGGTACACACAAATTTATAGATTTTTATAATAAATTAATCATAAAAGATGGAAAAAAATATACATTTTCAGTTGGAATGGAACATAAAGATTATGATAAGGATCTTCTATATCATTTAGCCCATACATTTTTTTACTCTTCCCTATTTTGCTAA
- the prfB gene encoding peptide chain release factor 2, giving the protein MDSYEYSELLKKLEKKIENIKSIIKPDNLEKRLKEIEELENSPSFWNDAKKAGEIQKEKNKITRILEKYKEAKSSVEDSKELFEMASEEEDSETLNMLFEEAEELENRVNKIEIETMLSGENDDKNAIISIHPGAGGTESQDWASILYRMYLRWAERHGYKVELLDYQEGEEAGIKDVSFIIKGENAYGYLKVENGIHRLVRISPFDSNARRHTSFASVMVSPEVDDDIDIVIEDKDIRVDTYRASGAGGQHVNKTDSAIRITHIPTGIVVQCQNDRSQHKNRATAMKMLKSRLYELELEKKKAEQEGIQKSEIGWGHQIRSYVLAPYQQVKDNRSQKAYSNVEAILDGDIDKIIEDVLIAEAEKEKSEK; this is encoded by the coding sequence TTGGATAGTTACGAATATAGCGAACTTCTAAAAAAACTTGAAAAAAAGATTGAAAACATTAAAAGTATAATAAAACCTGATAATTTAGAAAAAAGGTTAAAAGAGATTGAAGAACTGGAAAATTCTCCTTCTTTTTGGAATGATGCAAAAAAAGCTGGCGAAATTCAAAAAGAGAAAAATAAAATTACTAGAATTTTAGAAAAATATAAAGAGGCAAAAAGCTCAGTAGAAGACTCTAAAGAGCTTTTTGAAATGGCAAGTGAAGAAGAGGATAGTGAAACTTTAAATATGCTTTTTGAAGAGGCTGAAGAGCTTGAAAATAGAGTAAATAAAATTGAAATTGAAACAATGTTAAGCGGCGAAAATGATGATAAAAATGCCATTATTTCTATACATCCTGGAGCTGGTGGGACTGAGAGTCAAGATTGGGCAAGTATTTTATATAGAATGTATCTAAGATGGGCAGAACGTCACGGATATAAAGTTGAACTATTAGATTATCAAGAGGGAGAAGAAGCTGGGATAAAAGATGTTAGTTTTATTATAAAAGGTGAAAATGCTTATGGATATTTAAAAGTAGAAAATGGAATTCATAGACTTGTTAGAATTAGCCCTTTTGATTCAAATGCAAGAAGGCATACCTCTTTTGCCTCAGTTATGGTTAGTCCAGAGGTTGATGATGATATTGATATTGTTATAGAGGATAAAGATATAAGAGTTGATACATACAGAGCAAGTGGGGCTGGGGGCCAGCATGTAAACAAAACAGATTCAGCCATAAGAATTACGCATATCCCAACAGGAATAGTAGTTCAGTGTCAAAATGATAGAAGCCAGCATAAAAATAGAGCAACTGCAATGAAAATGTTAAAAAGTAGGCTATATGAACTTGAACTAGAAAAGAAAAAAGCTGAACAAGAGGGAATACAAAAGAGTGAAATTGGCTGGGGACATCAAATAAGAAGTTATGTTTTAGCTCCATATCAACAAGTAAAAGATAATAGAAGCCAAAAAGCTTATTCAAATGTAGAAGCAATACTTGATGGAGATATAGATAAAATTATTGAGGATGTTTTAATTGCTGAAGCGGAAAAGGAAAAAAGTGAAAAATAG
- the panC gene encoding pantoate--beta-alanine ligase translates to MRIVQHPIELKKELKNVKGSIGFVPTMGALHEGHLSLIKKARDENDVVVVSIFVNPTQFLPGEDFNKYPRKLEADIKLCELAKVDFLFTPNIDDIYDKDEVLIKAPNIKGYILEGFNRPGHFDGVLQIVNKLLNIVNPTNAYFGKKDAQQLYLIKKMVNNFYMDVNIVECDIIREKDGLAMSSRNVYLNDEERQKALLISKSLKRAAKLIMQGVMNVQDIKSEMLNILKPLDVEYVEIVNRNFDKLDKIEIDYTIILVAAKVGTTRLIDNIWI, encoded by the coding sequence TTGAGAATTGTTCAACATCCTATTGAATTAAAAAAAGAGCTTAAAAATGTAAAAGGCTCTATTGGCTTTGTTCCTACAATGGGGGCTTTACATGAAGGACATTTATCATTAATTAAAAAAGCAAGGGATGAAAATGATGTTGTAGTTGTGTCAATATTTGTAAATCCTACTCAATTTTTGCCTGGCGAAGATTTTAATAAATATCCAAGGAAACTTGAAGCTGATATTAAATTATGCGAGCTTGCTAAGGTTGATTTTCTTTTTACTCCAAATATTGATGATATATATGATAAAGATGAAGTTTTAATAAAAGCACCAAATATAAAAGGTTATATTTTGGAAGGATTTAATAGACCAGGCCATTTTGATGGTGTTTTGCAGATTGTAAATAAGCTTTTAAATATTGTTAATCCAACAAATGCATATTTTGGGAAAAAAGATGCCCAACAGCTATATTTGATAAAAAAAATGGTTAATAATTTTTATATGGATGTAAATATTGTTGAATGTGATATTATTAGAGAAAAAGATGGTCTAGCTATGAGTAGTAGAAATGTTTATCTAAATGATGAAGAGAGGCAAAAGGCTCTTTTGATTTCAAAATCATTAAAAAGAGCTGCAAAATTAATCATGCAAGGAGTTATGAACGTACAAGATATTAAAAGTGAAATGCTGAATATTTTAAAACCATTAGATGTAGAATATGTTGAAATAGTTAATAGAAATTTTGATAAATTAGATAAAATAGAAATAGATTATACAATTATTTTAGTTGCGGCAAAAGTTGGAACTACAAGACTTATTGATAATATATGGATTTAG
- a CDS encoding GGDEF domain-containing protein, whose product MDCKKVLNIKVPQKEENIKVSEIAKKTLTFMAKNNIALTPKNYEDWFFVICNSVDDMHLLTDQNLFLLYEEYIKEKPAIFNDYDAKEVSKELKNIVNESENIITLIDTNINKHSQFMEDSKKALEKKDIKMIDDLKNQIKILEEENKKLKKKLYENRYILNSLEDKFHEYKKLSYIDPLTGLFNRRAFNEEVEKIKDIIPFSIIYLDIDDFKKINDTYGHTVGDEVLKEIGEILNSFIRKDTKAFRLGGEEFAIILPNVNIEDAKNIAQRIRKVIENHNIKLEDTIVSYTASFGITSYQKGEDINELLKRADEAMYQAKKSGKNRVFIL is encoded by the coding sequence ATGGATTGTAAGAAAGTTTTAAATATTAAAGTTCCTCAAAAAGAAGAGAATATAAAAGTTTCAGAAATAGCTAAAAAAACTTTAACTTTTATGGCTAAAAACAATATTGCTTTAACTCCAAAAAATTATGAGGATTGGTTTTTTGTTATATGTAATTCAGTTGATGATATGCATCTTTTAACAGATCAAAATCTTTTTTTGCTTTATGAAGAGTATATAAAGGAAAAGCCTGCAATATTTAATGATTATGATGCAAAAGAGGTTTCAAAAGAGTTAAAAAATATTGTTAATGAGTCTGAAAATATAATAACTTTAATTGATACCAATATCAATAAGCATAGTCAATTTATGGAAGATAGTAAAAAAGCATTAGAAAAAAAAGATATAAAGATGATTGATGATTTGAAAAATCAGATAAAAATTTTAGAAGAAGAGAATAAAAAGCTGAAAAAGAAACTATATGAAAATAGATATATTTTAAATAGCTTAGAAGATAAGTTTCATGAATATAAAAAATTATCATATATTGATCCATTAACAGGTCTTTTCAATAGAAGAGCTTTTAATGAAGAAGTTGAAAAAATAAAAGATATTATCCCTTTTTCTATAATATATTTAGATATTGATGATTTTAAAAAAATAAATGATACTTATGGTCATACAGTTGGAGATGAGGTTTTAAAAGAGATAGGTGAAATTTTAAATAGTTTTATAAGAAAAGATACAAAAGCTTTTAGACTTGGAGGCGAAGAGTTTGCAATAATTTTACCAAATGTAAATATTGAAGATGCAAAAAATATTGCCCAAAGAATAAGAAAAGTGATAGAAAATCATAATATTAAACTGGAAGATACAATTGTTTCTTATACCGCAAGTTTTGGAATAACAAGTTATCAAAAGGGTGAAGATATAAATGAACTTTTAAAAAGAGCAGATGAAGCAATGTATCAAGCTAAAAAAAGTGGTAAAAACCGAGTTTTTATTTTATAG
- a CDS encoding UDP-N-acetylglucosamine--N-acetylmuramyl-(pentapeptide) pyrophosphoryl-undecaprenol N-acetylglucosamine transferase, with amino-acid sequence MNIVITGGGTGGHLSIVKALKEEFNKKNIKPIYIGSTHGQDIDWFENDDGFSQKYFLESSGVVNKKGIKKIKSLFNILNLSMKCKKIFQEKDIKAIISVGGYSAAPASFAATFSNRALFIHEQNAVYGRLNKILSPFSKRVFCSFLPPYDPYPVSDIFFDTKRVRENIKTVIFLGGSQGAKEINDIALKIAPKLHERGINIIHQTGKKDFVRVKKEYEKLKIDADIFDFDKNIFQKMQKADFAVARAGASTLWELASNLLPTIFIPYPYAANNHQFFNAKFLEKQNCAFLYDRDKDYSQILDVIEKQDISKISKNLEKIVKKDGAKKIVEEILDSIK; translated from the coding sequence TTGAATATTGTAATTACTGGTGGTGGGACTGGTGGACATTTATCAATAGTAAAAGCATTAAAAGAGGAATTTAATAAAAAAAATATCAAACCAATCTATATTGGCTCAACTCATGGTCAGGATATAGATTGGTTTGAAAATGATGATGGATTTAGTCAAAAATATTTTTTAGAAAGTTCTGGAGTAGTAAATAAAAAAGGGATAAAAAAGATAAAATCTCTTTTTAATATTTTAAATCTATCAATGAAATGCAAAAAAATCTTTCAAGAAAAGGATATAAAAGCGATTATTAGTGTTGGTGGATATTCTGCTGCTCCTGCAAGTTTTGCAGCAACTTTTTCCAATAGAGCTCTTTTTATTCATGAGCAAAATGCAGTTTATGGTAGATTAAATAAAATTTTATCTCCTTTTTCAAAAAGAGTATTTTGCTCATTTTTACCTCCTTATGACCCATATCCAGTTTCAGATATATTTTTTGATACCAAAAGAGTTAGAGAAAATATAAAAACAGTAATCTTTCTAGGAGGAAGCCAAGGAGCAAAAGAGATAAATGATATTGCATTAAAAATAGCACCTAAATTGCATGAAAGAGGGATAAATATTATTCATCAAACTGGAAAAAAAGATTTTGTAAGAGTTAAAAAAGAGTATGAAAAACTAAAAATTGATGCAGATATTTTTGATTTTGATAAAAATATTTTTCAAAAAATGCAAAAAGCAGATTTTGCAGTAGCAAGAGCAGGTGCTAGTACATTGTGGGAACTTGCATCAAATCTTTTGCCAACAATATTTATTCCTTACCCATATGCAGCAAATAACCATCAATTTTTTAATGCAAAATTCCTTGAAAAACAAAATTGTGCATTTTTATATGATAGAGATAAAGATTACAGCCAGATACTTGATGTTATAGAAAAACAAGATATATCAAAAATAAGTAAAAATCTTGAAAAAATAGTTAAAAAAGATGGAGCAAAAAAGATTGTAGAAGAGATATTAGATTCTATAAAATAA
- a CDS encoding FtsW/RodA/SpoVE family cell cycle protein, giving the protein MVDRTIFILASILITISIICSYSFSTYTVLLYGYDEFHFLIRQLISGIGAILLMWGISSLDPQKWTKILGISIFIIFFILMISMYFMPSTLVTSAGGAKRWIRLPGFSLAPVEFFKVGFVFFLAWSFSRKFAKVEKKNLLEEIKLIFPYIIVFLFVVVLIAVFQNDLGQVMVLGLTLSFMLFFAGRSFKLFLTLIGSALIIFILFIFTSPHRINRILSWWANAQNYILNFLPQTIAEKLRVEDAPEPYQITHSLNAIHHGGIFGTGLAEGKLKLGFLSEVHTDFVLAGIAEEFGYIGIFTITIIIALIIHRIFKIANRSKDHLDYLFCIGVALLLGFSFLINAYGISGLTPIKGIAVPFLSYGGSAMLANGVALGMVLMISKKIK; this is encoded by the coding sequence ATGGTTGATAGAACTATTTTTATTCTTGCATCAATCCTAATAACTATAAGTATCATATGCTCTTATAGTTTTTCAACTTATACGGTTTTATTGTATGGATATGATGAGTTTCATTTTTTAATAAGACAGTTAATATCTGGGATTGGTGCTATTTTATTAATGTGGGGGATATCAAGTCTAGATCCTCAAAAATGGACAAAGATACTTGGAATTTCAATATTTATAATATTTTTTATCTTAATGATATCAATGTATTTTATGCCATCTACCTTAGTTACAAGTGCTGGTGGAGCAAAAAGATGGATAAGACTTCCTGGCTTTTCTTTAGCTCCTGTTGAGTTTTTCAAAGTAGGCTTTGTTTTTTTTCTTGCATGGAGTTTTTCAAGAAAATTTGCAAAGGTAGAAAAGAAAAATCTTTTAGAAGAGATTAAACTTATTTTTCCATATATAATTGTATTTTTATTTGTAGTTGTTTTAATTGCTGTTTTTCAAAATGATCTTGGACAGGTTATGGTACTTGGTTTGACTCTTAGTTTTATGCTCTTTTTTGCAGGTAGAAGCTTTAAACTATTTTTAACTCTTATTGGCTCAGCACTTATAATATTTATTCTTTTTATATTTACTTCACCACATAGAATAAATAGAATTCTTTCTTGGTGGGCCAATGCCCAAAATTATATATTAAATTTTCTGCCTCAAACTATAGCTGAAAAATTAAGAGTTGAAGATGCTCCTGAACCTTATCAAATAACCCATTCATTAAATGCAATACATCATGGAGGAATTTTTGGTACAGGTTTGGCTGAGGGAAAATTAAAACTTGGATTTTTAAGCGAAGTTCATACTGACTTTGTTTTAGCTGGAATTGCTGAAGAGTTTGGATATATTGGAATATTTACTATAACGATTATAATCGCACTTATAATTCATAGGATTTTTAAAATAGCAAATAGAAGCAAAGATCATCTTGATTATCTTTTTTGCATTGGAGTTGCTTTACTTCTTGGTTTTTCATTTTTGATAAATGCATATGGAATTAGTGGATTGACTCCTATTAAAGGTATTGCTGTTCCTTTTTTAAGCTATGGAGGAAGTGCAATGCTAGCAAATGGAGTCGCATTAGGAATGGTTTTAATGATAAGTAAAAAGATAAAATAA
- a CDS encoding peptidoglycan D,D-transpeptidase FtsI family protein codes for MNTQNKLYKIALLFFLLIIGFLIFLLAIFKIVIDDRKLPSLIISEKNRAIRGSIITKDGFHAASSKKLYKISVNTRCIDPNKKELFIKLFSIYSGISEKRVKRALKKKRGNVVLSYKMNPKQANLLRELAKKLYLMDVFKEYEVNGRVIKQGLSITESGESRIYPYKDLLTPVIGYVKKFEDNGYTNIKGVKGIEKFYEEKLRPIQDGLIKGYRDIGNNIILNKDAIIKARIDGYNINLNIPILLQKNIENILDEFKQKLKAKEIIAAVMESRSGKILALASSNRFDPKNIRKKDYESLNASVIEYSFEPGSVMKPITFSLLLENHLVSPYDIVRTYNGRFKLGKKIITDEHKEEWMSAENVIVYSSNIGIAQLAQKLSHIQFYQGLKDFGFSKKTGIDLPYEHTGYIPPLVKFRSEIYKATVGYGYGMRATFMQLLKAYNVFNNNGKEVTPRIANYLSLENGKQFALPFYKPKRVISVATAARMQKILIKVVEKGTGTAAQIDGITVGGKTGTAHIVEHKKYVRSYNSSFFGFANDKKNRYTIGVTVIKPKVHYFAAQTAVPVFKEIVNILIDQGYLVPVTEE; via the coding sequence ATGAATACTCAAAATAAGCTATATAAAATTGCCTTACTTTTTTTTCTTTTAATAATCGGCTTTTTGATTTTTTTGCTTGCTATTTTTAAGATAGTTATAGATGATAGAAAACTTCCATCTCTTATTATAAGTGAGAAAAATAGAGCGATAAGAGGCTCTATAATAACTAAAGATGGTTTTCATGCAGCTTCAAGTAAAAAGCTTTATAAAATTTCTGTAAATACCAGATGTATAGACCCAAATAAAAAAGAACTTTTTATAAAACTTTTTTCAATTTATAGTGGAATAAGTGAGAAAAGAGTAAAAAGAGCTTTAAAAAAGAAAAGAGGCAATGTTGTTTTATCTTATAAAATGAATCCAAAGCAGGCAAATCTTCTTAGAGAACTTGCAAAAAAACTTTATCTAATGGATGTCTTTAAAGAGTATGAAGTAAATGGCAGAGTTATAAAGCAGGGCCTTTCAATTACAGAAAGTGGAGAAAGTAGAATATATCCATATAAAGATCTTTTAACTCCAGTTATAGGATATGTTAAAAAATTTGAGGATAATGGATATACAAATATAAAAGGTGTAAAAGGTATTGAAAAATTTTATGAAGAAAAATTAAGGCCTATTCAAGATGGATTGATTAAAGGTTATAGAGATATAGGAAATAATATTATTTTAAATAAAGATGCAATTATAAAAGCAAGAATTGATGGATACAATATAAATCTAAATATTCCTATTTTGCTTCAAAAAAATATAGAAAATATTCTTGATGAATTTAAACAAAAACTAAAAGCAAAAGAGATCATTGCTGCTGTTATGGAAAGTAGAAGCGGTAAAATTTTAGCTCTTGCTAGTTCAAATAGATTTGATCCAAAAAATATAAGAAAAAAAGATTATGAATCATTAAATGCTTCAGTTATAGAGTATAGTTTTGAGCCCGGATCGGTTATGAAGCCTATAACATTTTCTCTTCTTTTAGAAAATCATTTAGTATCTCCATATGATATTGTTAGAACATATAATGGAAGATTTAAACTTGGTAAAAAAATCATAACAGATGAGCATAAAGAAGAGTGGATGAGTGCTGAAAATGTTATAGTTTATTCAAGTAATATTGGTATTGCTCAACTTGCTCAAAAATTATCTCATATTCAATTTTATCAAGGATTAAAAGATTTTGGTTTTTCAAAAAAAACAGGTATTGATCTGCCATATGAGCATACAGGATATATTCCTCCTTTAGTTAAATTTAGAAGTGAGATATATAAAGCCACAGTTGGATATGGATATGGAATGAGAGCTACCTTTATGCAACTATTAAAAGCATATAATGTTTTTAATAATAATGGTAAAGAGGTAACCCCAAGAATAGCAAACTATCTATCTTTGGAAAATGGAAAGCAGTTTGCATTGCCTTTTTATAAACCAAAAAGAGTTATCTCTGTTGCAACTGCTGCAAGAATGCAAAAAATTCTTATAAAAGTTGTTGAAAAAGGAACAGGTACTGCTGCACAAATTGATGGTATAACTGTAGGTGGAAAGACTGGTACTGCCCATATAGTTGAACATAAAAAATATGTTAGAAGCTATAATAGTTCCTTTTTTGGTTTTGCAAATGATAAAAAGAATAGATATACAATTGGAGTTACTGTTATAAAACCAAAAGTTCATTATTTTGCCGCCCAAACTGCCGTCCCAGTTTTTAAAGAGATAGTAAATATTTTAATAGATCAAGGATATTTGGTACCAGTAACTGAGGAATAG